A region of Desulfuromonas thiophila DNA encodes the following proteins:
- a CDS encoding sensor histidine kinase: protein MTRSLILLPLLLAGFHCPPFLTTAGAAAHSDIRIAVLALRGEEAALQSWQATADYLNRKIPSQQFRIVPYDFTAIVPAARQHAYHFVITNPSIYIELEELCGASRIATLRRQVAGQSQTRFGGVIFCRSERTDLQTLTNLKNRRFMAAGENSLGGWRMAWYELKAAGIEPAEHFAQLRFGGSHDAVVAAVAQGAVDAGTVRTGILEDLAATGVIRLTDFRILQPRQHEGFDLLHSTDLYPEWPIAVLPQTDPSLAQQVTIALLEMADNDPAAQAAASVGWTIPQDYTRLHELFKALRLGPYRDYGSFTFAAVLRQYGWALLGATTAIVVLLLYTAFVLRLHGRLRRTHAELAQAHQQLKAAQFQLLQQEKLAAIGQLAAGIAHEINNPAGFVLSNLGTLARYAERIVSYLHHVDERCRQLPEALAQPCAAEREKLKIAELLADLPELIAESRSGMERIRRIVADLRKSCADDASRRGLIDLNDCLRHCLAQLKDQLAGLEIEQELAELPALACAPQQIEQLLTHLLQNAAQAMAGRGRLGLRSWMEDGVLHLCVSDTGPGIPSELLGKIFEPFFTTREVGQGTGLGLNLCYEIARSHGGQIRVTSQPGQGSSFTLSLPLDQASDVAASS, encoded by the coding sequence ATGACCAGATCGCTTATTCTTCTGCCGCTCCTGCTGGCCGGATTCCACTGCCCGCCATTCCTGACAACCGCCGGTGCTGCCGCGCACAGCGACATCCGCATCGCTGTGCTGGCCCTGCGCGGCGAAGAGGCTGCACTGCAAAGCTGGCAAGCCACGGCGGATTATCTCAACCGCAAGATTCCCAGCCAACAGTTCCGCATTGTGCCCTACGATTTCACCGCGATTGTGCCGGCGGCGCGCCAGCACGCCTACCATTTCGTTATCACCAACCCGTCGATCTATATCGAGCTGGAAGAACTGTGCGGTGCCAGCCGAATCGCCACCTTGCGGCGCCAGGTGGCTGGCCAGAGCCAGACACGCTTTGGCGGTGTCATCTTCTGCCGGTCAGAGCGCACCGACCTGCAGACCCTGACGAACCTGAAAAACCGTCGGTTCATGGCGGCCGGCGAAAACTCCCTCGGCGGCTGGCGCATGGCCTGGTATGAACTGAAGGCGGCCGGCATTGAGCCGGCAGAGCATTTCGCCCAGCTGCGTTTCGGCGGCAGCCACGATGCCGTGGTGGCAGCCGTCGCCCAGGGTGCGGTTGATGCCGGGACCGTCCGCACAGGCATCCTCGAAGATCTGGCGGCAACCGGAGTCATCCGGCTAACAGATTTCCGTATTCTGCAGCCCCGCCAGCATGAGGGTTTCGATCTGCTGCACAGCACTGACCTCTACCCGGAATGGCCCATTGCGGTTCTGCCACAGACCGACCCTTCTCTGGCGCAGCAGGTTACCATCGCCCTGCTGGAGATGGCCGATAACGACCCGGCCGCACAGGCTGCCGCCAGTGTCGGCTGGACCATTCCGCAGGACTATACCAGATTACATGAACTCTTCAAAGCGCTTCGACTTGGGCCCTACCGGGACTACGGCAGCTTCACCTTCGCTGCGGTGCTCCGTCAATATGGCTGGGCGCTGCTCGGCGCCACGACGGCTATCGTCGTGCTGCTGCTGTACACCGCTTTCGTGCTGCGACTTCATGGCCGGCTTAGACGCACCCACGCTGAGCTGGCCCAGGCCCACCAGCAGCTCAAGGCGGCCCAGTTTCAACTGCTCCAACAGGAAAAGCTGGCCGCCATCGGCCAGCTGGCGGCTGGCATTGCCCACGAAATCAACAATCCGGCGGGTTTTGTGCTCAGCAATCTCGGCACCCTGGCCCGCTATGCCGAACGCATCGTCAGCTACCTCCACCATGTCGATGAGCGCTGCCGGCAGCTGCCCGAAGCCTTGGCCCAGCCCTGTGCGGCCGAGCGAGAAAAACTCAAGATTGCCGAACTGCTGGCGGATCTGCCCGAACTGATCGCCGAATCCAGGTCTGGCATGGAACGCATCCGCCGGATTGTTGCCGATCTGCGAAAATCCTGCGCCGACGACGCCTCCCGTCGTGGCCTAATCGACCTCAACGACTGCCTGCGCCACTGCCTGGCACAGCTCAAGGATCAGCTCGCCGGCCTGGAGATCGAGCAGGAGCTGGCAGAGCTGCCGGCGCTTGCCTGCGCTCCTCAACAGATCGAACAGCTCCTGACCCATTTGCTGCAGAACGCCGCCCAGGCCATGGCCGGTCGGGGCCGGCTCGGCCTGCGCAGCTGGATGGAGGACGGTGTGCTCCATCTCTGCGTCAGCGATACGGGGCCGGGCATTCCGTCCGAACTGCTCGGTAAAATCTTCGAACCTTTTTTCACCACCCGCGAGGTTGGCCAGGGTACGGGTCTGGGCCTGAACCTGTGCTACGAGATTGCCCGAAGTCATGGCGGGCAGATCCGTGTCACCAGTCAACCGGGACAGGGCAGCAGTTTCACCCTGAGCCTGCCGCTGGACCAGGCTTCGGACGTGGCGGCATCATCCTGA
- a CDS encoding RNA methyltransferase — translation MTALDPTRLVLVLVEPQQPGNIGAACRAMANFGVQQLRLVNPCNHLAPEAVKFAVSASPLLGQAERFSDLPAALADLHFSVALTRRLGRLRGQPEELPRLPGKLARLPSASRIALVFGREDMGLTTAELMACSSAATIATPGDKGSLNLAQAVVVTLYELTRSGPAVVDTPAAALALPNHQQIESLMRPVEELIDRIGYSNPSRPEVIPAALRRLLARALPDPAEINLLRGLVEQLSQSVQDWPGKRRG, via the coding sequence ATGACCGCCCTTGATCCTACCCGTTTGGTGCTGGTGCTGGTCGAACCCCAGCAGCCCGGCAATATCGGCGCCGCCTGCCGCGCCATGGCCAATTTCGGCGTCCAGCAGCTGCGGCTGGTCAACCCGTGCAACCACCTTGCGCCCGAGGCCGTCAAGTTCGCCGTCAGCGCCAGCCCCCTGCTCGGCCAGGCCGAGCGGTTCAGCGACCTACCTGCCGCCCTGGCCGATCTGCATTTCAGTGTGGCCCTGACCCGCCGCCTTGGGCGGTTGCGCGGTCAGCCCGAAGAGCTGCCGCGCCTGCCCGGCAAGCTGGCCAGGCTGCCCAGCGCCAGCCGCATTGCCCTGGTCTTCGGCCGCGAAGACATGGGCCTGACCACCGCCGAGCTCATGGCCTGCAGCTCTGCCGCCACCATTGCCACGCCGGGCGACAAGGGTTCTCTCAATCTGGCCCAGGCCGTGGTCGTCACCCTGTACGAACTGACCCGCTCTGGCCCTGCCGTGGTCGATACGCCAGCCGCGGCGCTGGCGCTGCCCAATCATCAGCAGATCGAAAGCCTCATGCGACCCGTGGAAGAATTGATCGACCGCATCGGTTACAGCAATCCCAGCCGGCCCGAGGTGATCCCGGCCGCACTGCGCCGCCTGCTGGCGCGGGCACTGCCCGACCCGGCAGAGATCAACCTGCTGCGCGGGCTGGTGGAGCAGCTGTCACAGAGCGTGCAGGACTGGCCGGGCAAACGGCGCGGCTGA
- a CDS encoding M16 family metallopeptidase — protein sequence MADSIGEDYLQHSLANGVRLVLVPAPHLHSVELVCYVGVGSRDETRAQAGLSHVVEHMLFRGNSRYASGPLIEQAFERCGSSVNAATDVESTSFFARVHPAATAEALELFALLLRTPRFQQLETEKAIILEEALGDYNADGEDVCIDNHIGRLLWGDHALGQPVIGYPESIRSFTVEQVRAWYQRYYVPGNLLIVLAGPLTLAEVLPAVDRAFGDWQPAPLPARDFPLPPPVIGPRFAWVADNDAQLSVQLAWRTGGYRDPASPALRALRRLLAEGGVSRLMSSLREDAGLTYHVDASLEEYPACGCLTIDLTSEPDKLVRVVETLRREVVRACQPASAAEVQHLIRTALHQLDFSRDSVEELAGRYGWGLFSGQLRTLQQERQLWQQLTAEAIVTAAAQVLRPEQLCFACVGPWRAADRQQVEALLRVL from the coding sequence ATGGCGGATTCGATCGGCGAGGATTATCTGCAGCACAGCCTGGCCAATGGTGTGCGACTGGTGCTGGTGCCCGCTCCCCATCTGCACAGTGTCGAACTGGTCTGCTATGTTGGCGTGGGCAGTCGCGATGAAACGCGTGCCCAGGCCGGCCTGTCGCATGTGGTCGAGCACATGCTGTTTCGCGGCAACAGTCGCTATGCCTCCGGCCCCCTCATTGAGCAGGCCTTCGAGCGTTGTGGCAGCAGTGTCAATGCCGCTACCGATGTCGAGTCGACCAGCTTCTTTGCCCGCGTCCATCCGGCGGCGACGGCCGAAGCCCTTGAACTTTTCGCCTTGCTGTTGCGCACCCCGCGTTTTCAGCAGTTGGAAACGGAAAAGGCCATCATTCTGGAAGAGGCCCTGGGTGACTATAACGCCGATGGTGAGGATGTCTGTATTGACAACCATATCGGTCGACTGTTGTGGGGCGATCATGCCCTGGGACAACCGGTTATCGGTTATCCCGAAAGTATTCGCTCCTTTACGGTCGAACAGGTTCGCGCCTGGTACCAGCGCTATTATGTGCCGGGCAATCTGCTGATCGTCCTGGCCGGGCCCCTGACCCTGGCCGAGGTGTTGCCGGCGGTCGACAGGGCCTTTGGCGACTGGCAACCGGCGCCGCTGCCGGCGCGCGATTTCCCTCTGCCCCCGCCGGTTATCGGACCGCGCTTTGCCTGGGTGGCCGATAACGACGCGCAGCTGAGTGTGCAGCTGGCCTGGCGTACCGGCGGCTATCGCGATCCCGCCAGCCCGGCCCTGCGTGCCCTGCGCCGTCTGCTGGCCGAGGGGGGCGTGAGCCGACTGATGTCAAGCCTGCGCGAAGATGCGGGCCTGACCTATCATGTTGACGCCAGTTTGGAGGAATATCCGGCCTGTGGCTGCCTGACCATCGATCTGACCAGTGAGCCGGACAAGCTGGTGCGGGTGGTGGAGACCCTGCGGCGGGAGGTTGTGCGGGCCTGCCAGCCGGCCAGCGCCGCCGAGGTGCAGCACCTGATTCGCACCGCGCTGCACCAGCTCGATTTCAGTCGCGATAGTGTCGAGGAACTGGCCGGTCGCTATGGCTGGGGCCTGTTCAGCGGCCAGTTGCGTACCCTGCAGCAAGAGCGCCAGCTGTGGCAGCAGCTGACGGCAGAAGCCATCGTGACCGCGGCTGCACAGGTGTTGCGGCCCGAGCAGCTCTGTTTCGCCTGTGTTGGTCCCTGGCGTGCCGCCGACCGCCAGCAGGTCGAGGCCCTATTGCGTGTCTTGTAG
- a CDS encoding NlpC/P60 family protein — translation MRNVAQILLLLVGLSSGLVGCMAPIPMAEKTAGVVLPTTPVADSNGKKAATAAVASEPSQALVVLTEAAAAVPAEVAVDEASAAAIVEPPAVQLLGYSIQVGAFSRQDNAERLAQQLSDAGCDAQAVETDAGLYRVRFGDYPSAATARAEAERLQRQDLIADFYVVAPQTAPLLRQPEPVLGLRHELVVTAQRFLGTPYRYGGMSEKNGFDCSGLTLTAYRLNGLELPRSSGEQYRVGRPVPRAQLRPGDLVFFAISGSRISHVGIYVGDGRFIHAPRRGKPVAVSRLDDSYYRKRYVGARTYL, via the coding sequence ATGAGGAATGTTGCCCAAATCCTGCTGCTGCTTGTTGGTCTGTCCAGCGGGCTGGTTGGCTGTATGGCGCCGATTCCCATGGCGGAAAAAACAGCAGGGGTGGTCCTGCCGACCACGCCGGTCGCTGACAGCAACGGAAAAAAGGCGGCTACCGCTGCGGTAGCGTCTGAACCGTCGCAGGCGCTGGTTGTGCTAACGGAGGCCGCAGCCGCAGTGCCGGCTGAGGTGGCGGTGGACGAGGCCTCAGCGGCTGCGATTGTCGAACCGCCGGCGGTGCAGTTGCTGGGTTACAGCATTCAGGTCGGCGCCTTCTCCCGGCAGGACAACGCCGAACGGCTGGCGCAGCAGTTGTCCGATGCTGGCTGCGATGCCCAGGCGGTTGAAACCGACGCCGGTCTGTACCGGGTGCGTTTTGGCGACTATCCTTCGGCGGCTACCGCCCGGGCTGAAGCCGAGCGTCTGCAGCGCCAGGATCTGATCGCCGATTTCTATGTCGTGGCACCGCAGACGGCACCGCTGTTGCGGCAGCCGGAGCCGGTCCTGGGTCTGCGGCATGAACTGGTGGTCACGGCCCAGCGCTTTCTCGGTACGCCCTACCGTTATGGCGGCATGTCGGAAAAAAATGGTTTTGATTGCAGTGGTCTGACCTTGACGGCTTACCGCCTTAATGGACTGGAGTTGCCGCGCAGTTCCGGTGAGCAATACCGCGTCGGCCGCCCTGTCCCTCGCGCCCAGCTGCGACCGGGCGATCTGGTGTTTTTCGCCATCAGCGGCAGCCGCATTTCCCATGTTGGTATCTATGTCGGCGACGGCCGTTTTATCCATGCGCCCCGGCGCGGCAAACCGGTGGCGGTTTCCCGCCTGGATGACAGCTATTACCGCAAACGTTACGTTGGCGCCCGCACCTATCTGTGA
- the hemB gene encoding porphobilinogen synthase, with product MNFPQYRARRTRRSDSLRRMVRETHLRPEDLIYPLFSAFGDNIRKEIPSMPGIYQQSIEHLVAEARQAQELGIGAVILFGIPEHKDPLGQDAYSDAGIIQRTIRALKAELPQLTVITDVCLCEYTDHGHCGVICDGDVDNDATLRLLAAEALSHARAGADIVAPSDMMDGRIAALREALDANHFSHIPIMSYAVKYASAYYGPFRDAADSTPQFGDRRSYQMDPANRREAFREAALDVAENADFLMVKPALAYLDILRDIRERSDLPLVAYNVSGEYSMLKAAARQGWIDHDRVMLETLLGMKRAGADLIITYHALEAARLLRS from the coding sequence ATGAACTTTCCCCAGTACCGCGCCCGCCGCACCCGCCGCAGCGACAGCCTGCGCCGGATGGTGCGCGAAACCCATCTGCGGCCGGAAGATCTGATCTATCCGCTGTTCAGCGCCTTCGGTGACAATATCCGCAAGGAAATTCCGTCCATGCCCGGTATTTACCAGCAGTCTATCGAGCATCTGGTAGCCGAGGCGCGCCAGGCGCAGGAACTGGGTATTGGTGCGGTGATCCTGTTCGGTATTCCCGAGCACAAGGATCCGCTGGGCCAGGATGCCTACAGCGATGCGGGTATTATCCAGCGCACCATCCGTGCCCTCAAGGCCGAGTTGCCCCAGCTGACCGTCATTACCGATGTCTGCCTGTGCGAGTACACGGATCACGGCCATTGCGGCGTCATTTGCGACGGCGATGTTGATAACGATGCCACCCTCAGGCTGCTGGCGGCCGAGGCGCTGTCCCATGCCCGTGCCGGTGCCGATATCGTCGCTCCCAGCGATATGATGGATGGTCGCATCGCCGCGTTGCGCGAGGCGCTCGACGCCAATCATTTCAGCCATATTCCCATTATGAGCTACGCCGTCAAGTATGCCAGCGCTTACTATGGCCCGTTCCGTGACGCGGCCGATTCGACGCCGCAGTTCGGCGACCGGCGCAGCTACCAGATGGACCCGGCCAACCGTCGCGAGGCTTTCCGCGAGGCGGCCCTTGATGTGGCCGAAAATGCCGACTTCCTGATGGTCAAGCCGGCTCTGGCCTATCTCGATATCCTGCGCGACATCCGCGAGCGCAGCGATCTGCCGCTGGTGGCCTACAACGTGTCGGGAGAGTATTCCATGCTCAAGGCGGCGGCGCGACAGGGCTGGATTGATCACGACCGGGTGATGCTGGAAACCCTGCTGGGCATGAAGCGTGCCGGCGCCGACCTGATCATCACCTACCACGCGCTGGAAGCGGCCCGTCTGCTGCGGAGCTGA